The following coding sequences are from one Daphnia magna isolate NIES unplaced genomic scaffold, ASM2063170v1.1 Dm_contigs021, whole genome shotgun sequence window:
- the LOC116920125 gene encoding uncharacterized protein LOC116920125 has translation MEVDSLQFLLRHRGNFDDVLHLMGVLLFSSPSRFFARFRPEDKELVVQLLLFSLLNNPCAPSSACDFGFQRVWIGDYYYVRYPGYARYRDLYPQHLARLLWWLESGEDIFYPTSRSAVFLPECLLEEFEDSV, from the exons ATGGAGGTTGACtctttacaatttttgttgCGCCATCGGGGCaattttgatgatgttttgcATCTGATGggggtgttgttgttttcttcgccgTCTCGTTTCTTTGCTCGATTTCGACCCGAGGACAAAGAATTGGTAGTGCAGTTGCTGTTGTTTTCACTACTCAATAATCCCTGTGCTCCTTCCTCTGCTTGCGATTTTGGCTTTCAGCGAGTTTGGATCGGTGATTATTACTACGT CCGATATCCTGGATATGCGAGATACCGCGATCTTTATCCTCAACATCTCGCTAGGTTGTTGTGGTGGTTGGAGTCAGGCGAGGATATTTTCTATCCCACTTCTCGGTCTGCGGTGTTTTTACCGGAATGCCTGCTGGAGGAATTCGAAGATTCTGTCTAA